tagttttaatatatgaatatatattaactttaaaaatataatagaaaaatcacatttcttacaaaatatagaaatatttaaatttggtttctttatttttattttgttttatatataaataatttaacattttgtaaaaaattatgAGTTAGGCATATAATAAACATAGCAAAACTTAAATATCTAATGAGAATAATCTGTTCAATAACCATAACTGATAAAGTAACAATGATGTTCCCGCGAGTGGTTTTCCATGCTTCTGGTGAACAAACTCAAGAGATGATTGGAAATATTGTGGTACTAATGAAAGATCAACTTGCTTCGTCTCTGAAAGATTTTCAAATTCCTGATAAGAATACAACCGAGAGAGGTTTGAGTTTTCTTTATCATAAATCCCAGTATGATATGAATGAGAGCATTAGCAAACGAGAGATGCACCAGGACGACAGAGTGTAGATTTGGACAGCTCTCAAGAAAGTTTGGTAACATATCAAACGAAGTGTTTCGGAAGCAAGCATGCAAGCGAGATTAGAACTGTGGTAGCTGTTCCATCTCGCAGTAAACACAAATAACCTGAGcaacaagaaataaaaagaaaacatgggTTCACTGAGAAATGTGACAAAAGAAACTATACAAAAGCTTAATGCTATTGAATCAGCCTTGTATATACCTCTAGAGTCTCTGCATAGATTGTCATATCGCCGACTGTAGATAACCCGGTGAAAAATTTACAAGCATTGTTATCTTGGAAGAATCATCTGGTTCCAACGACTCGCCATATTCAACATTAAGGTTAACGTCAATTATCTACCTTTGCAGAGAGACCAATAACTATGGTATTATGAAGCTGTCAGATCGGTAATCACTGAAATTCATGCAGTCAAGTTTTGGAACATCGATTGCCAAAGCATCATTTATATCATCATCGATACATTCGCAAGGGTCGGCCTCTATTTTGAACCTTTTCAATGACTTGGAAAGCACACACACAGCTGTTAGACCATCACTAGGCTCACAGATTATGTTTAACTCTTCAAGAAAGGACAGCTTGATACTAAAGTCTTGAGAGTTGGATCACCATGGAACTTGACCATCTCAAGACGCATAATCTTGACACAAGGCAACGAAACAGATTCAGGATGATCCATGAATACAGAGACAGAGGCATCTCAACCAAGTAGTCCTGATAGTCCTCCTCGTTACCAACTCTACGTTGCAGCATCTATCCAAGTCTTGAAACGAGGTAGCTCCAGCTCGTATACCTCATGGATCAACTTGAGTCTATTCAAATGCTGCTCGTTTTCAGAACCTAGAAACCTATCCACGAAACTCACAAAGTCATCATCCTCTCGGAAGTCGTTGGAATCTAAATCCAACGCATGGACTTGTAACCACAGGTTTCTCGAACGCTTTGATAATATGCTTGTGCAAACCGATTGCTTCATAGAAAGTTCATAGAGTATCTAACATAGGAATGAATCGGGCAAGTTGCTTATTAAATCTGAGCTCCTTCGTTTCTTTTTAACAGAGGTTTTTTCCTGAATTTTAGAGAGAATAAGTTTGAGATTTtgcatgtaattttttttaaaaaaatctcataaatcTACAACCTAAATCGGAGATTGGAGAGTTAGTAGAAAGACGATTCAAAGTTCGTAGAAGAAGTTTGATTTTCATCGACGCACGCGACAAATAAAAACCGGTTcgattttaaaaacttttaggCCATGTTCGTTTAGCTATCGCGCGACCTGGGATTTGCGACATGCGACCAGTCGCAGGTCGTAGACTGTTATTCGTTTTACTGTCACGTAACATGCGACATGCGATTGGTCGCAGGTTGTTGTTCGTTTTGATGTCGTGCCAGTAGTAGGTTTCGATTCAAGTCGCCCGAAAAACAGCGactaaaaaattaagaaaattttgaTCGCGCACATAAACAAACATAATTTTCGTCGCAGGTCACGGGTCGCAGATTGCACGACGTATAAACGAAAATAATCTTACTGGTAAGCCGCAGGTCGCGCGACACGTAAACGAACATGGCCTTAATCTATTTGCGAGTTTgattttcggtttggtttaacATGATGATGACAGAAACCGTTTCGGTTTAGCATGATCTCGGGTTCTAATTGTCTCTTTCCTTCGGAAATAAACCAGATTTCTTTGTTTCTGTGgaaggaagaaagaaaaagatggaggagaagaagaagcaaaaatcagagatttcgtCAACGGAAGCTGTTCTTCTCGGAGCTCTAGCTCCAGGCGTCAATGTCTGTACTTGCCCCTTTTTGTGTAgatgctctgtttctttttttataaaaacccTAGTTGGATCTGATCTGTTTTATTACAGGCTCCAACATGGAACACTCTGAGATTCGCGTTTCTTCTGCTGGGTCTCTGTCTCACTTTCATGCTCTCCATAGCTTTCACCAGTGGCCAATCCATGTTACTTGTTCACGTTGGCTTCCTCATTCTAATCGCATCTTCTCTCTTTGTCCTCCTCAATTGGTATGTCAATGATCCCAATACTTTCTCATTTGTCTCTGTGTCTATCTTATCAACCCTTTtgacttgtttttattttaggatTCAAACATTGGTCTGTGTGTTGACAGCTTAAGTTGTTCTGTTTCTTGGTTTCTAGTAACTACTTGTGCAACTTGGTCGGGTTTTCAGTTGTCTAGTTTTGTATGTGCTTTGAAAAGATCATTATCTTTTGTTGTGTACCAAGTTGTTCCTCTGAGGGTTTATGAGATTCTAGAGAATGATGTAGTGCCCCTTCTGTTCTGCAGGTTTCTTGCTCAGACAGGGTTAGTACCAGTTGAGACACAGATGCAGGAGTTGAACTTGGCACCTACCACTGATAAAAGCAATTGATCAAGGACGACGCTATGTTTTTTAGTTGCTCAGGCCTAGTAGACACAAAGTATCAGTTCCAATACCAAGGATTTGATTTGGTGCAACCAGAAAAATCCTGTTTCTGTTAATAGTATACAATCAGCTTTTGCTTTCCTCAAACTCTTTTCTTAGTTCCCCTcttcttgtttcattttctttctttggcTTGATGGAGGATGCAGAAGAAGCACAAACAGCAAGGGTTTGGTTTGATCAATTCTCCAACATTAGCtccttttctttgtttttttaattcccATACTAAGTTTGTTCCTCCCATGTAAGAAGATTATTATTTACAATGCATTCAAGGGTAATTTAACTCAGATTCATCCCTCAGTTAAGAAACCAATGAACTTGAAAAAACTTTTGATGTTCACTTTGTTTGTTACTTTATGTACAACCAAACTTTTTTGTTGATGTGTTTTCATTCTCTTGCAAAATTGAACAACAAATACAAGGAAATAAGAACGATATCTATAGGTTGTTACTACTTGTAACAGTTTCCTTTTAACTCACTTGTGCATCTCTAGTTGTTCATATATGCAGGAGAAGGTTCTCTTAACCTCTGACCATTCTCATTgagctctttctctctcagGTACCTAAGAAACGGTCCAGGGTCATCACTGAAGCCATAACCCTCTTTTGTGCTTTCTTGACCGTTGCGCAACTTCTGTCCTCTAGGTTCATGGTCCTCCATGTAGAGCTGAGGATAAACCATTGAGTTTTCTGAAGAGGTCATTGATTGATCATTTGGTGTCCCGTACCTAGCTAAGAGACTGAACTTGGGTGATCCATGATCCAAGAAGTTTCTCAAATTGTTTGTCCCCTGAGCCTGGTAAGAATTGGCTGGTCTAAGATTCTGACTTTCTCTGTATCGACGTAACCATTCAGAAGAAGAAACCCCAACAAATGGTGGGTTTGTGAATGACTTCATGAAACCAGGGGGTTCCATATATCTTGTCTGGTCATAGAAGCTCTCTGCTTTGTTATGAAACCAAGAAGCGTCTTCAGGTAGTAATGGAGCAGACGGAATAGGAGGTGAATACGAAGAAGCAGGATGCTCAGTGATGCTGCTACTAACTGAGAGACTATCAAAGGATGTCACAGGACCTGTTTCATCAATAGGGCTCAAACCATTTGGTTTACTTTTCTCTTTACTCTTGTCAACTACCCACGCGCTCAGCGATGGAGGTCTTTCTGAGACTGTGCCTTCTTCTATGTGAGGATCTGTATTCTTAAGACCTTGCATGAAGCTGAAACTTCCAGAGTTAGTATCCTCTGGGCTATGGTTCACAATGAGTGATGAGGTACGTCTTAGGCTTTCATCAGGTGAAGTTGTTGTTTGATTTCCTGAACTTGTGTCATCAGAGCTGAGTGGCTTCGCAGCAATGCCAGAAGAAGAGATTGGAGCAGATTGACACCTTACGAGCGGCTTGAGAAGAAtgacttcttcctcttctgcagGCACAGATCTTTCGTTCCCACAAGGGATGATCTCAACCTTTCCTATAGTAACACGTTTTCTGTGAGAGAGCTCTTCTTTGCATTGTCT
The Raphanus sativus cultivar WK10039 chromosome 1, ASM80110v3, whole genome shotgun sequence DNA segment above includes these coding regions:
- the LOC108809683 gene encoding uncharacterized protein LOC108809683 yields the protein MEEKKKQKSEISSTEAVLLGALAPGVNAPTWNTLRFAFLLLGLCLTFMLSIAFTSGQSMLLVHVGFLILIASSLFVLLNWFLAQTGLVPVETQMQELNLAPTTDKSN